tatatatatatatatatatatatatatatatatcaaaagaAAGGAAATGTGAAGGGTTGTTCCACCTCAACTGAGCCTTTTTGAGTTACCTAAATAGGTGCATAATTAGTAATTTAGTATAATGAAATTGAGTTACCTTCCCCTTTCTTCCCTCAGCagggatttttttttcatcctATCATTGTACTTTTAAACCTAACGTAGCCTCAATTGTTGAAGATCTACTCCATAAACTGCGAATCTTAAAATTTTAAGTTCATCAATGCGGTATATTTGATTTTCTGTTGCAGCTAACCCTGAAGGTATTCAGGGGAGCAATTCAAATGAATATTTTGTGTTTAGCTATCTGATTGACCGGATTGCTTCTCTGTGTACTGTAGCTAGAATAGTAGAACAAGTTTTTGACCTTGAATAATGCCTGATTATGGAAACTATGAAttgttttgctttgtttttttattagGCACTTTGTTCTCCTCAAATTGTTTCTATTATACTATGACTGTGACTTTCAGGTGATAGATATTTGAAGCCATGGATTATTCCTGATCCAGAAGTTACATTTCTTCCTCGTGCAAAAGATGACGAATGTCTCATTCTTGCCAGTGATGGCCTGTGGGATGTCATGACAAATGAAGAGGCATGTGACCTAGCTCGGAGACGCATACTTTTCTGGCACAAGAAAAATGGCTTGTCCATGTCCTCAGAAAGGGGAGAAGGAATTGATCCCGCTGCACAAGCAGCTGCGGAGTTCCTATCAAACCGTGCTCTTCTGAAAGGAAGCAAAGATAACATCACCGTGATTGTAGTTGATTTGAAAGCCCAGCGAAAATTTAAGAGTAAATCATAACTGTTTCCTTCAACTGCACAAAAGCTAGATGTGATCCAATATAGTTTTGCCCCTTAGTTTTCATCTGGGCATCTCCTAGCTTAAGCCTTCATCCCCTCTTTCCTTAGAACTCTCAACTGATTAAGTGTTTCCTTGTTCATTGCCGCATTTGGGGCTCTGTAAATCTTTGCTGCTTATTGTAGGTATAGGTTCATCAGTTCCCTTCTTTTGAATCAGCATATTTGTATTCATTGTTATGCCTCCGAGAACAAAAGCTCTGTGAGGTATTTACTTCATACAGTTTTAGCATGTGTTGTTTATAGAAAAAAATGTAGTAGCTATTTGGCATTGTGGTTTCCAAATTGTGATTCATAGTCAGTATTTTCTATTACATCATTCCTTATTCAGAGCCTACTCTATTGTTGGATTGACATCATTGGCCATAACCTGATTCTTGTGGTTGTGCTACAATAATAATGGTAGGGGATAACTATAGACAAGGCTGCTTAAGGAATAATGATGGTACTTATTGTGACTTTCCCACTGAATTCTGAGAGTAACTGCTTTATAAACAAGAATTTGATTCAGGAAAGAGTGATGAACTGTTGCATTCTTATTTCTATCTGGAGATTAATTTCAGATTTTTTCTTTACTAAGTTATGGGCTAGCTTCACACACTCAGCATTCTAGTTTTGCAGcaacttttttttgtttcatCTTATTGAGATAAGTTTTTTATATGGCCATGATTGATGACTCCATAAAAATCCAAGCATGACATGCTAAAAGGTCCTACTTGTCTGGCTGTATCATGTTTTGTGCAATAAAATAGAAGTTGATGAAAATGACTTTTGAACTGCCTAAGCAAAGGTTGTCATTCAACCCTACAACTTTATTTTTGTACCAATTAAAGGTGATGCCCATCGCATCACATGTCTTCTGGTTTATTGTTTCTCTTTTACATATGAATAATTGAAACTTAGGACAAAAAGCTGCAATGAACCGCAGGTTTCAGTTCACCCCAGTGAGTGTTTAGATGAGCGTTTTCAAAATTGACTTTTGATAGAATTGATTATGTAAAGTTGAGTTCAAGTGAGTTAGATgtgaagtgatttatgtttggacaTGTTTATAAGAAAAGTGATTCAGACAACATAAAGTTGTGAAAACTAGTTATAAAATTGTAAATTTCACAATTGATTATGTTCATCGTAGAAACTACTCTACCTTTCCTTTAGAGTTGATTTTGGGATTAAAATTGACTTTCTAAGTTGTTTGCCAGACATTTATGTATCCTCTATAAGTGATTATTATCAATGAGAATTGGTTCTAATGCTCCAAATGTGGAATCAAACACTCAATAAGCCACTAAACTTCAATCAGGCAATAAGCACTAATTGGACCGGGGTGTGGCGGAGAGGTTATAAACATGAGGACTTCGTGGTGGAGGAAGCTAATGGATCTATGAATAATTATTCTTGATTGGAATAAAAATTTGTTTCATCTGGTATCCTAACACTAATTTAATTTGTAAGAAACTAACTTTTTTAGTGAGTATGAATTTATCAATCACAACTcttgataaaatatattttttggtcGAAAATTGAATTAAGTCTATATATCAGACAACATTGAGCATCACCATTCACCGCACACTCTCCTTCATCATGCTCAACATTCTGATGGCTTGAACCCCAACTGGGAATCATGTCTGAAGTTGTTACAAATGTtgctctcaagtctcaacactCAACTTACCTTTGCCTAGCCTAGTGGAGCTAACCTTCCTTTCAACAATTGTTTCATGGAAAAATAACAATCATAGGAATTTATTTCTAATTGACAAAGATGTTTGTTCAAGTCCCAGCAACAATGACCCTGGAAAGGTTCATGATGTATGGGACCATGAATGTGCTTCATGTATCACCCACTTGTTTAGGGTTGAGCATTCAATGGTGAACTTAAAAAGCCACTTACAATTGTTTTACAACCAATCATTCTAGATAATGCCTTTATGTCTTACTGTGGCAACACGCACCAAGTTAGCCAAAACTTATCTTCTCATGAAAAAGAGTACAAAACCCATAATCCTTCTACCTCTTATTCCGTAGGCTTTCTCACTCTTGTAAATATAAGATTGTGTGTGAAATTATATGACTTTTTATGGAAACATTCTTTCAGAaatgtatattttttataatttgatcTTTAACTTTGTTCTCTGATTGTGTAATTATTCCTCAATAAAGCACTAATTTGGTTATTATCTCTAAGATATTTGTGTTAGAATGATGTGATTAGCATATACCCAAATAAGGTTTTCCACGGGTAGTAGTTAATCCAATTGGTATTAAATTTGGTCACATTCCACCTCaaacttccttttcctttttatttaatatatgcACAAATTGTCAAAATTGAGTTAGTTTATacatgagaaaaaataaaattttatcctATTAAATTTACTTGGCTTAAGTTATTTTAACTACATATAAGCTTTTTCTCCcagaatgatagctcaagtggtaagaattaGAGGACATGTAGGTTGTGTGGGTGAGGTCTAGGGATCAATCATTGGAGGGAGCTTCCCGATGTAAAATAAACTACTTATAAGCtttttaaaacttatttaaattaattttcaaataaacttttaaataaatatatattaattactcATGTTTGATCATGTTAAATATATGTATGAAATAATGTGattctttaaatatttattgaaaGAGAGATTAACACAATATTTCAATTGAGATGGTCACTGACATGAAAGGATCAAGATCCTCGCAAGTATCCTTTTTATGTCTATATCTCTATATGTATAAAGTAGATGGACTTTTTGAATATTTGGGAGAAACATACACAATGTTTAAGAGAAATATACACAATATTTGAGATTTTCATATCACATGCGAGAATCCTATTCCATGAGAGGGGGAGAGAGAAGTGAGAGAGGGGAAGTGGGTGAATGGTGTGGAGGAGGAAAGGATGCTGCTAATAGCATGTGAAGTGAAACATGTGACAACAACGCGGTGTTCATTATCATTCAACAGAATCATGTTAACAGCAAGAAACAAATTTGGTCACTTTTATATGCATGAAAAACATATTTGAACTCGACCTTAATTTATAGATCATCATCTGCTCGACCGCAATGGCATAGTAACATTGACAGACTGAAAAAAAAGTCAGACTCATAATCACCACCACAGTGACAGAGAAAATACACTGCTAAACAGGAGGAAGCAGAGCCTAGTATTTCCTGTATGCCAACTCCTGTATAGCATCGGCAATACTTTTTTCATTCTGAACACTCTTCACCCAGTTTGCATTGATATATACCCGCTCACGGCTCTGCTTTAATGTTCTAGCAATGGCAGGCATAGGATGGCTAGCAAAGAATTCCTCTACTTCCTTGGCCTTCTCAAAGGATGCAAACTGCACCAACAAAAATAAGAAGAATGAGTCATGGTAATCGAACATTCCAGAGTGGGGATGTCAGAATGGAACAAAGCATGTAGAGGCAAAAGAGATGCAAACCGGGGAGACAACTGAGCTGACAAAGCGAGTAACCAAAAATCCAGAACCATATGTTTTTACGATGTACTCCCACTTTTCCTGCATAACATTGGAGAACCGTTAAGAAAATGACGCTAGCATGGGAAAGGGGTTAAAAAAGTATATATATCATGATCTCCATTGcagttttttcttaaaaatgaAGGTCTAGCTGATGAAAAGTGACACTAGTGCAGGCATGAAAAAACAGAGAGTGAATTTTAGCATGCTCTCTAGGCTTAGAACCAGTGGGGCATGTAAAACAGTAAAATCATTTGATAAGATAAATGATATGAATGTTAGCAAAGAATTTGGGTGGCATTCACAAATCAGACTCTAGCTCTAGGACTAAGTTTTTTCCGAACAATAATAACAGAACAAAAACTTTGTCCAATTAATTATATCTAACTCAAAACATTGACCAATTTCCTGAACCTTGAAGGAGTCTGATATTGATACAGATGAAAAATAAGTGTGTACCCAACTTCATTTCAATTTAATGTGCCTCACACTCCATATACTGTTCCTGTGTTGTTCATACCTTAAGCCATGCCCAAGCCACGTCTCGTCCCTCCCGACCAACAGCGAGCCCAAAAACGGCATCCTGGCTACGAACCTTGTCCATACATAACATATTAATCTCcaaactaataataataataataatatgtcaACTTGTATATGTAATTATGTATGTATAATCAGATTTCAAAAAATTGCAGAAAGTTAGACACCTCAGAAGACAACACGAAGTTAAGAACTTCGAGAATTAGATCTGGATCATGTGAAGCTCCCAGTGAGCCTACACAAGCatagaaaaatattaatatctAGACCCATAAAAATGATGTTATACGCGCATCGAAGATATTTCATTACCTAGAATGCGTGTTTTTTCTTGACTTAGGTCAGTTTCTCTGTATATTTTCAGAAGGGATTCATAACCCGATCGGTTAGATTTGCTTGCCCGTTGCATTACCGCCACATATGTTGCCTGCCAAATTTACAATTTACAATAATTATCAATAGATGAATTCATAGGGAAATTTTGTGCATTCAAATGATACTGCAGCAAACCTTTCTTAAATCAGGTGGAAGCAGTGGTGTATTTCTGTCTTCTAAGAATGCCTGAAAACGCTTATTAGCTTCATCTAGGGTCAGATCATGTCCAAATCCGGCGAGGGCAGTCAAAATTTCTCCTCTCAACATTGCATCAAGATGACTTTCTCCGGATTTAGGCTCCCAACCAAGCCTCCTGCAAGACATTATCAGTAAGAATGTTATAGCAGAGatgctctaattcctaaaaattCTCGTTAACCGAAATTCCAACCTCCCAAGGATCAATTTATACAACTTACTCAGCAGAGTATTGGAAAAGGTTAATAAAGAACTGCTTGAAATAATCTACTAAGTCGGGAACTGCATCAGCTACAATACGTTGAATTTTATAACTTACCTGTAAAATGAAAGAATCGGAATTAAATACAGTAAATAACCCAAGTAATGAATGAGCAAGATTTGGAAGATAACATTACGGAAATCAGGTTAGACAGGACAGTATAATCAACTTCCTCTCTGTAAGCTCCCATCAAGTTAATCAAGGAGGTCAATGATTCTTGGCAAGCCATACTTAGTGCTTGTGTATCATCCAAAATTCCTGAAGTAGTAACTCAAAAGTTAttaaattttccttttcaacCATTGGAAATAAATAATCAAGAGATTATCAAATTTACCATATCGGTCCGAGGCCGATAAGAATTGTTTCTCTACAGCATATCTAAGTTTAGCCGCAAGCAGCTCATCATATTTCACCCTGTAGAAACCAGCCTGTTCCACATTAAGTTTAATCCAAGATTTAGCGCCTTCAGCAATTGGGgaacccaacaactctttaaCATCACGTGTTTCAGATTTCGTTTGCAAGAGGAAATTCTTGCGGACATCATAAGAGCCAAAGCATAGTGTGATTGGAACAATCCAATCGCCTTCCCCTTGAGCACCGCTTGACAAAAATTGTGACTGCCAATAAGCATAAAAAGCTTAAAGTTAAAATTGAACATGGATTTTCTCTCTGAAAATAAGCACTCAAGGAAGTAATGAAAAGGCAAGATACAACAATGAAAGTACCTGATTAAACTCCAATTTCTGATCAATGACTTTAACTGATACAACAGGATATCCTTGCTGCTTTGTCCATGAGGTCATCAACTTATTCACAGGTTCACCAGATCCTTCCTCAAGTGCAGCCCATAGATCCTCAGTCCTGGCATTTGAGCAAGCATGCCTTTTTATATATGAAGCGAGTGATCTctggttaaacaaaaaaaaaagacaatatATAATTCAATCACAACTAATGCAATATATAACTCAAGTTATATCCTATTTCATACGTAATTAAATATACACTTATAAAAACATCCGCGCCATAACATAAAAGCACATCTGCCAGTGGCTCATTGAGTTCAATATTAAATACCATAGATAACAAACTAAATTGTGCAACCAATTCAACCTACTATTAGGATATATGTAGTCACATGCTGACATGGCATTGCTGACATGTCAATCTGTAACAGAATTAGTTATTAGgtgtaacagaatcagttactgtgtaactgattctctctctctctcttagtaaCAGCTTGCTACGCAAGCTTCTCTGATTCTCTATAAATAGCTAAATGCTATTCATTGTAACTCAACTTTTCAGAAATACAATTCAGTTTACAATTCAGTTAGAATtttaacatggtatcagagcagggaACGatccttgatcttttttctctaTATATGCAGCAGCCTGCTGGTTTTCAAAGTTCAGACAAGACCCTAGTTTGCAAGCTGAACAAAGCTTTATATGGGCTCAAACAGGCtccaagagcttggtttgatagGTTAAAGACAGCTCTAATCAAATTTGGGTTCAGGGCAAGCTGTTGTGATCCTTCCCTCTTTACTTTCCATCATAAGTCAAGTATCATCTATATTTTGGTCTATGTAGATGACATCATTATCACAGGGAATTTTCTGCCCTTTATTCAAGAGATTGTTCAAAAGCTTAATTCTGAATTTGCTTTAAAACAATTGGGTCAGTTAGACTATTTTCTTGGTGTTCAAGTCCATCACTTGCAAGATAGGTCTCTCCTACTTACTCAGACCAAATACATTGGTGATCTTCTTGAAAGAGCAGACATGGCTGAAGCTAAAGGCATCTCTACACCTATGGTCAGTGGTGCCAAACTAAGCAAGCATGGAGCAGATTATTTTGCAGATCCTACACTCTATAGGTCCATAGTTGGGGCCTTGCAATATGCCACTCTTACCAGACCTGAAATAAGCTTTTCAGTCAACAAAGTGTGTCAATTTCTCAGTCAGCCCTTGGAGGAACATTGGAAGGCAGTTAAGAGGATATTGAGGTATCTAAAGGGTACAATTCATCATGGCTTGCATATCAAGCCTTGTTCTCTGCATTCTCCAGTAGCTCTAGTGGcatactgtgatgctgattggggatcTGATCCTGATGACAGGAGGTCCACCTCAGGGTCATGTGTATTCTTTGGTCCTAATCTTGTCTCTTGGACCTCTAAGAAGCAAACTTTGAGGGGGTGTATTAGGATATATGTAGTCACATGCTGACATGGCATTGCTGACATGTCAATC
This is a stretch of genomic DNA from Lotus japonicus ecotype B-129 chromosome 1, LjGifu_v1.2. It encodes these proteins:
- the LOC130724959 gene encoding aminopeptidase M1; this encodes MDQFKGQPRLPKFAVPKRYDIKLNPDLAACRFAGSVAVDIQIVSATTFIVLNAAELSVSNDAVSFTIRDNSKVVKPSRVELFEDDEILVLEFPEQLPVGFGVLAILFEGTLNDRMKGFYRSTYEHNGEKKNMAVTQFEPADARRCFPCWDEPACKATFKITLDVPSDLVALSNMPVAEEKIDGNLKTVSYQESPIMSTYLVAVVVGLFDYVEDHTTDGVKVRVYCQVGKANQGKFALHVAVKTLELFKDYFATPYSLPKLDMIAIPDFAAGAMENYGLVTYRETALLYDDQHSAASNKQRVATVVAHELAHQWFGNLVTMEWWTHLWLNEGFATWVSYLATDSLFPEWQIWSQFLQESTEGLRLDGLAESHPIEVEINHAREIDEIFDAISYRKGASVIRMLQSYLGAEVFQRSLASYIKRHACSNARTEDLWAALEEGSGEPVNKLMTSWTKQQGYPVVSVKVIDQKLEFNQSQFLSSGAQGEGDWIVPITLCFGSYDVRKNFLLQTKSETRDVKELLGSPIAEGAKSWIKLNVEQAGFYRVKYDELLAAKLRYAVEKQFLSASDRYGILDDTQALSMACQESLTSLINLMGAYREEVDYTVLSNLISVSYKIQRIVADAVPDLVDYFKQFFINLFQYSAERLGWEPKSGESHLDAMLRGEILTALAGFGHDLTLDEANKRFQAFLEDRNTPLLPPDLRKATYVAVMQRASKSNRSGYESLLKIYRETDLSQEKTRILGSLGASHDPDLILEVLNFVLSSEVRSQDAVFGLAVGREGRDVAWAWLKEKWEYIVKTYGSGFLVTRFVSSVVSPFASFEKAKEVEEFFASHPMPAIARTLKQSRERVYINANWVKSVQNEKSIADAIQELAYRKY